The Sinomonas sp. P10A9 genome includes a window with the following:
- a CDS encoding HAD-IC family P-type ATPase, with protein MAPTEDQLRASAATGSGPPSAGGSWGAGTGGPPSRSAPESGGLDDAAVEVRRAAGLVNTQEQRTSRTVWQIATTHLFTIFNLILGLSGLTLVLLGRWLDLMFLAAAIGNTVLGFAQELQSKRRLDRLAVLKRDPVRVVRSGAAVEVPPHEVVMDDVVLVRRGDQVPVDGTVLRADDLDVDESLLTGESEPVPKQPGETVLSGSSVVSGSGSFRATALGNGSHAARLTAQAKRFTPVSSELRAALNRVVRWITIALGPMIAIVLNGQMQAAGGWSAALASGAWRDAVVAAIASVTIMIPQGLALLTTVSFAVATVRLAKGEVLIEELAAVEVLARVDVVCFDKTGTLTEGGIHFESAVPLAANAEDALAVAGWERVLAWIGTDEEANPTAAALAEAFTERPDREPSGTVAFSSGRRWSAVAFEGGTADGAWLLGAPEALLGDAPRTSAPSDQLRTQARKLCAEASDSGLRAIVLCRAGWLPRDGELAAEVRPAVVLTFRERLRPDAAATLAYFREQGVALKVLSGDSPRTVASAARAAGMGAGGDSAEPVDARTLPEDPTELAAAVERHSVFGRVGPQQKKAMVEALQSRGHVVAMTGDGVNDALALKAADLGIAMGNAAPATKAVARLVLVDGRFSRLPAVVAEGRRVIANIERVSQLFLTKTIYAFLLGVGFGAMTWAFPFLPRQLSTADFLMIGFPAAVLALVPNTRRYVPGFLRRAVLTALPSGLAMAAAILGVYAYGRWGTDASQEQIEAAAFLTLTASGLWVLAIAARPLTRWRVLLVGSMYAGMAAVLLVPVSLAYHQLTAPAPALTVAALAFAAGACVLIETAHQVLRRRLR; from the coding sequence ATGGCCCCGACCGAGGATCAGCTGCGCGCTAGCGCGGCGACCGGGTCGGGGCCGCCGTCGGCCGGCGGGTCATGGGGCGCGGGAACCGGCGGTCCGCCGTCGCGCAGCGCTCCAGAGTCTGGCGGCCTCGATGACGCAGCGGTAGAGGTCCGCAGGGCCGCCGGCCTCGTCAATACTCAGGAACAGCGCACGTCGCGGACCGTGTGGCAGATCGCCACGACCCACCTGTTCACGATCTTCAACCTGATCCTCGGCCTCTCCGGGCTCACGCTCGTGCTCCTCGGGCGCTGGCTGGATCTCATGTTCCTCGCCGCGGCGATCGGGAACACCGTGCTCGGCTTCGCCCAGGAGCTCCAGTCCAAGCGCAGGCTCGACAGGCTCGCGGTGCTCAAGAGGGACCCCGTGCGGGTGGTGCGCTCGGGCGCGGCGGTCGAGGTGCCCCCGCACGAGGTGGTCATGGACGACGTCGTGCTCGTGCGCCGCGGCGACCAGGTTCCGGTGGACGGGACAGTGCTGCGCGCCGATGACCTCGACGTGGACGAGTCCCTGCTCACGGGCGAGTCGGAGCCGGTTCCGAAGCAGCCGGGCGAGACCGTCCTCTCCGGATCCTCCGTGGTCTCGGGCAGCGGCAGCTTCCGCGCCACGGCCCTCGGCAATGGCTCCCACGCCGCCCGGCTCACGGCCCAGGCGAAGCGGTTCACTCCGGTCTCGTCGGAGCTCCGTGCGGCCCTGAACCGGGTGGTCCGCTGGATCACCATTGCCCTCGGGCCGATGATCGCGATCGTGCTCAACGGCCAGATGCAGGCCGCGGGCGGCTGGTCCGCGGCCCTCGCGTCAGGGGCCTGGCGAGACGCGGTCGTGGCCGCGATCGCGTCGGTGACCATCATGATCCCCCAGGGACTGGCCCTCCTGACGACCGTCTCGTTCGCCGTCGCGACCGTCCGGCTGGCGAAGGGCGAGGTCCTCATCGAGGAGCTCGCGGCCGTGGAGGTGCTGGCCCGCGTGGATGTCGTGTGCTTCGACAAGACGGGAACGCTCACCGAGGGCGGGATCCATTTCGAATCCGCCGTCCCGCTCGCCGCGAATGCCGAGGATGCCCTGGCGGTTGCGGGCTGGGAGCGGGTGCTTGCCTGGATCGGCACGGACGAGGAGGCGAACCCCACTGCGGCGGCCCTCGCCGAGGCGTTCACCGAGCGCCCGGACCGCGAGCCGAGCGGGACGGTCGCGTTCTCCTCGGGCCGCCGGTGGAGCGCGGTCGCCTTCGAAGGTGGGACGGCCGACGGCGCGTGGCTGCTCGGTGCCCCGGAGGCCCTCCTCGGCGACGCGCCCAGGACCAGTGCTCCCTCGGACCAGCTCCGGACGCAGGCCCGCAAGCTCTGCGCGGAAGCGTCCGACAGCGGGCTCCGCGCGATCGTGCTGTGTCGGGCCGGGTGGCTCCCCCGCGACGGCGAGCTGGCCGCCGAGGTGCGGCCCGCCGTCGTCCTCACCTTCCGCGAGCGGCTGCGGCCCGACGCGGCCGCGACGCTCGCCTACTTCCGCGAGCAGGGTGTGGCTCTCAAGGTCCTCTCCGGCGACAGCCCGCGGACCGTCGCGTCGGCTGCCCGCGCCGCGGGAATGGGTGCCGGAGGGGACAGCGCCGAGCCCGTGGACGCGAGGACGCTCCCGGAGGATCCCACGGAGCTGGCCGCCGCCGTCGAGCGCCACAGCGTGTTCGGGCGGGTCGGGCCGCAGCAGAAGAAGGCGATGGTCGAGGCACTCCAGTCACGCGGACACGTCGTGGCGATGACCGGCGACGGGGTCAACGACGCCCTGGCCCTCAAGGCCGCCGACCTCGGGATCGCCATGGGCAATGCCGCGCCCGCCACGAAGGCCGTCGCGCGGCTCGTGCTCGTCGACGGTCGCTTCTCCAGACTGCCCGCCGTGGTCGCGGAGGGACGCCGGGTCATCGCGAACATCGAGCGGGTCTCGCAGCTGTTCCTGACCAAGACGATCTACGCGTTCCTCCTCGGCGTCGGATTCGGGGCCATGACGTGGGCGTTCCCGTTCCTTCCTCGGCAGCTCTCGACCGCCGATTTCCTCATGATCGGCTTCCCTGCTGCCGTCCTCGCGCTCGTGCCCAATACGCGGCGCTACGTGCCGGGGTTCCTGCGCCGGGCCGTGCTCACGGCGCTGCCGTCGGGGTTGGCGATGGCCGCGGCGATCCTCGGCGTGTACGCCTACGGGCGCTGGGGCACGGACGCGTCGCAGGAACAGATCGAAGCTGCGGCGTTCCTCACGCTCACGGCCTCGGGACTATGGGTCCTCGCTATCGCGGCGCGCCCGCTCACGCGGTGGCGCGTGCTCCTCGTCGGCTCGATGTACGCGGGGATGGCCGCGGTGCTGCTCGTCCCTGTCTCGCTTGCATACCACCAGCTCACGGCGCCAGCGCCGGCGCTCACGGTCGCAGCGCTCGCCTTCGCCGCTGGGGCGTGCGTGCTCATCGAGACCGCGCACCAGGTGCTGAGGCGCCGCCTCAGGTGA
- the purL gene encoding phosphoribosylformylglycinamidine synthase subunit PurL has product MSAGNETNTVATDAAASRKFNIDTVEHAAATPETDLPWAELGLKENEFNEVVKLLGRRPTAAELAMYSVMWSEHCSYKSSKVHLRQFGEKLTDEMKKDMMVGIGENAGVTNLGDGWAVTFKVESHNHPSFVEPHQGAATGIGGIVRDIISMGARPVAVMDPLRFGAIDHPDTPRLVHGIVSGIGSYGNSLGLPNIGGEVVFDSVYQANPLVNALAVGVLRHEDLRLANASGEGNKVVLFGARTGGDGIGGASVLASESFDDSKPSKRPAVQVGDPFAEKVLIECCLELFKHSLVEGIQDLGAAGISCATSELASNGDGGMRVELTNVLLRDPTLTPGEILMSESQERMMAVVTPENVEAFEKVMDKWAVEYSWLGEVTEDGRLVITWDGETIVDVDPRTVAHEGPVYHRPFNRPEWLDGIQADTFRASEAGKDLPSTGEALKAAVLELMASPNMCDKSWVTNQYDRYVGGNTALATPDDAGVVRVDEETGLGIAISTDANGRYAYLDPYTGAQLALAESYRNVATSGAVPMAVTDCLNFGSPEDPEVMWQFAEAVRGLADACQVLGVPVTGGNVSLYNQTGSTPIHPTPVVGVLGKFDDVARRTPSGWQRNADGQAIYLLGVTRDELDGSEFANLRGQLGGLPPKLDLEVEKTLGAILINSSRDGMIDAAHDLSEGGLAAALSEMVLRFGVGARVALDDLCERDGVDAFTALFSESQGRAVVAVPRSEEVRFNDMATARNYPVVRLGVVDVLATSLEVQGLFELPINDLREAHEGTLPKYFG; this is encoded by the coding sequence GTGAGCGCAGGGAACGAGACCAATACCGTGGCAACCGACGCAGCGGCATCCCGCAAGTTCAACATCGACACGGTCGAGCACGCGGCCGCAACCCCCGAGACCGATCTCCCCTGGGCCGAGCTCGGCCTCAAGGAGAACGAATTCAACGAGGTCGTCAAGCTCCTGGGCCGCCGCCCCACCGCGGCCGAGCTCGCGATGTACTCGGTCATGTGGAGCGAGCACTGCTCCTACAAGTCCTCCAAGGTGCACCTGCGCCAGTTCGGCGAGAAGCTCACCGACGAGATGAAGAAGGACATGATGGTGGGCATCGGCGAGAACGCCGGCGTCACCAATCTGGGCGATGGCTGGGCCGTGACCTTCAAGGTCGAGTCGCACAACCACCCCTCCTTCGTGGAGCCGCATCAGGGTGCGGCGACGGGCATCGGCGGGATCGTGCGCGACATCATCTCGATGGGCGCGCGCCCCGTGGCAGTCATGGACCCGCTGCGCTTCGGCGCGATCGACCACCCCGACACCCCGCGCCTCGTGCACGGCATCGTCTCGGGTATCGGGAGCTATGGCAACTCCCTCGGCCTGCCGAACATCGGCGGTGAAGTGGTCTTCGACTCGGTCTACCAGGCCAACCCCCTCGTGAACGCCCTCGCCGTCGGCGTGCTGCGCCACGAGGACCTCCGCCTCGCCAACGCCTCCGGCGAGGGCAACAAGGTCGTCCTGTTCGGGGCCCGCACGGGCGGCGACGGGATCGGCGGCGCGTCCGTCCTCGCGTCCGAGTCCTTCGACGACAGCAAGCCGAGCAAGCGCCCCGCTGTCCAGGTCGGAGACCCGTTCGCCGAGAAGGTGCTCATCGAGTGCTGCCTCGAGCTGTTCAAGCACTCGCTCGTCGAGGGCATCCAGGACCTCGGGGCGGCCGGCATCTCGTGCGCCACGAGCGAGCTCGCGAGCAACGGCGACGGCGGCATGCGGGTCGAGCTCACGAACGTGCTGCTCCGCGACCCCACCCTGACCCCGGGTGAGATCCTCATGTCCGAGTCGCAGGAGCGCATGATGGCGGTCGTGACCCCGGAGAACGTCGAGGCGTTCGAGAAGGTCATGGACAAGTGGGCCGTCGAGTACTCGTGGCTCGGCGAGGTCACCGAGGACGGGCGCCTCGTCATTACGTGGGACGGCGAGACCATCGTCGACGTCGACCCGCGGACGGTGGCCCATGAAGGCCCGGTCTACCATCGCCCGTTCAACCGCCCCGAGTGGCTCGACGGCATCCAGGCGGACACCTTCCGCGCTTCGGAGGCCGGCAAGGACCTCCCCTCGACGGGTGAGGCCCTCAAGGCCGCAGTCCTGGAGCTCATGGCGAGCCCCAACATGTGCGACAAGTCGTGGGTCACCAACCAATACGACCGCTACGTGGGCGGGAACACGGCCCTCGCGACCCCCGACGACGCCGGCGTGGTCCGCGTCGACGAGGAGACCGGCCTCGGGATCGCCATCTCGACGGATGCGAACGGCCGCTACGCCTACCTCGATCCGTACACGGGCGCCCAGCTCGCCCTTGCCGAGTCCTACCGCAACGTCGCCACCTCCGGCGCCGTGCCGATGGCCGTCACCGACTGCCTCAACTTCGGCTCCCCCGAGGACCCCGAGGTCATGTGGCAGTTCGCCGAGGCCGTGCGCGGCCTTGCGGACGCATGCCAGGTGCTCGGCGTCCCGGTCACCGGCGGCAACGTCTCGCTGTACAACCAGACGGGCTCGACGCCGATCCACCCCACCCCGGTGGTCGGTGTCCTCGGCAAGTTCGACGACGTGGCTCGCCGCACGCCGTCGGGCTGGCAGAGGAACGCGGACGGGCAGGCGATCTACCTGCTCGGAGTGACCCGCGACGAGCTGGACGGCTCCGAGTTCGCGAACCTGCGCGGCCAGCTGGGCGGCCTCCCGCCGAAGCTCGACCTCGAGGTGGAGAAGACGCTCGGCGCGATCCTCATCAACTCCTCGCGCGACGGCATGATCGACGCCGCGCACGACCTCTCGGAGGGCGGCCTCGCCGCGGCCCTGTCCGAGATGGTGCTGCGCTTCGGCGTGGGCGCGCGGGTGGCGCTGGACGACCTGTGCGAGCGGGACGGCGTGGACGCGTTCACGGCGCTCTTCTCCGAGTCGCAGGGCCGCGCCGTCGTGGCCGTCCCGCGCTCCGAGGAGGTCCGCTTCAACGACATGGCCACCGCACGGAACTACCCCGTGGTGCGCCTCGGAGTGGTCGATGTCCTCGCGACGAGCCTCGAGGTGCAGGGGCTGTTCGAGCTTCCCATCAACGATCTGCGCGAGGCCCACGAGGGAACGCTGCCGAAGTACTTCGGCTGA
- a CDS encoding ATP-binding protein has protein sequence MAGRRLAGAPALVGRTDELAALAEAINAGCSGRTGTVLVTGDAGIGKTALVAAACDAADSRALILQGAALPMAAAEVPYLGLRSALRHAGADFGPVPLLDGVSRSDVPRLIDDWISEISERQPVVLAIDDLHWADPGTLDVLLYLMGGPDERRLAVFGTIRMRELEESHPLNQWLAVTRRLPNVATVPLGPLDRPETEAQLAHLLDGPPMQSLVTEVYARSAGNPYFTRLLTEGLTADAKHLPAGFPGDLRSAVLRSWRALPPKGRLLTQIMAIGGRSVGAELLRAAAAPAIDPPAVAGLLHLAADAGILELSADGMYWFHHPLIAELLEQGMSEDERRGWHAAFSSAYEQQAALVMAPAGDLALALADHHYHAGHRPEAYQWALKAADPDAPSITAAERLRMLQRAVALRDRLPAALEDRRDLWNRVREAAYLAGDFPAELEAVEMLLREVDAAREPLAAAELTMRQEQVTWWVGRAHFSINGSLKAVRLAEQYPDSWQYARAAADLAHAASWEGSPDASSLAEEALRAARRSGDRCALSFALSAAAAAAHMAGHRDDAVGFAEVSLTEAREAGDFLAFWSGLVWLANAREVTYISRGLGDILRWGREELAELDAPHAYASRIAADEAACYLAVGDWRKASEALRTVASLDPGPMGEATGLVQRARLAALQGRTEDALALVRNYEVLVPGHAEYAGHPFAAVSAEVYAAAGRPKDSYATAMTAATKDGAIPMGREWLVPLAARALADWVQEAKDRGRRTEDLLREVDRLQHRFPQVLHDPGFITAHFRTVIDAFECWYAAELGRARSEHDNGAQWAHTADACARASLLWEEAYACQRGAESFLLYGRGGTARGAQLLRRGLALARDLQARPVCNALEILAVHAHIPIQSVAHDDSGTPRLAGLTARERTILELVVAGRTYGEIARELVISEKTVSTHISHLLRKTGAANRVDLARLAARRVGN, from the coding sequence ATGGCGGGAAGGAGGCTGGCGGGCGCCCCGGCGCTCGTCGGACGCACCGATGAACTGGCGGCTCTGGCCGAGGCCATCAACGCCGGCTGCTCGGGCCGGACGGGGACCGTCCTTGTCACCGGCGATGCAGGTATCGGCAAGACGGCCCTCGTGGCTGCGGCGTGCGATGCAGCCGATTCCCGCGCCCTGATCCTCCAGGGTGCTGCGCTGCCGATGGCAGCGGCCGAGGTACCCTACCTCGGCCTGCGTTCGGCCCTACGGCACGCGGGGGCAGACTTCGGGCCGGTGCCCTTGCTCGATGGCGTGTCGCGCTCAGATGTTCCGCGACTCATCGATGACTGGATATCCGAGATCAGCGAGCGTCAGCCCGTCGTCCTTGCGATCGATGACCTCCACTGGGCAGATCCGGGCACGCTTGATGTGCTCCTGTACCTCATGGGCGGACCTGACGAGCGTCGGCTGGCCGTTTTCGGAACCATCCGGATGCGTGAGCTCGAGGAGTCTCACCCGCTTAACCAGTGGCTCGCGGTCACCCGACGCCTTCCCAATGTGGCGACTGTACCCCTCGGTCCCCTCGATCGGCCCGAGACCGAGGCGCAGCTCGCGCACCTGCTGGACGGCCCGCCCATGCAGTCGCTCGTCACCGAGGTCTACGCGCGCTCGGCCGGCAACCCCTACTTCACGCGCCTCCTGACGGAGGGCCTGACAGCCGATGCCAAGCACCTCCCGGCGGGCTTTCCCGGAGACCTGCGCTCGGCGGTGCTCCGGTCATGGCGCGCGCTCCCGCCGAAGGGCCGGCTCCTGACCCAGATCATGGCGATTGGCGGGCGGAGTGTCGGTGCGGAGTTGCTACGGGCCGCCGCGGCACCCGCGATCGATCCACCTGCCGTTGCAGGGCTGCTCCATCTGGCAGCAGACGCTGGAATCCTCGAGTTGTCGGCTGACGGGATGTATTGGTTCCACCACCCGCTCATCGCCGAGTTGCTTGAGCAGGGGATGTCGGAGGATGAACGGCGCGGCTGGCACGCCGCCTTCTCCTCGGCTTATGAGCAGCAGGCCGCGCTGGTGATGGCTCCCGCCGGAGACCTCGCCCTGGCACTGGCCGACCATCACTACCACGCCGGTCACCGACCGGAGGCCTACCAGTGGGCGCTGAAGGCTGCGGATCCGGATGCGCCGTCGATCACGGCGGCCGAGAGGCTCCGGATGCTGCAGAGGGCTGTCGCCCTCCGCGACCGCCTGCCCGCCGCACTCGAGGACCGGCGGGATCTGTGGAACAGAGTCCGAGAGGCGGCGTACCTCGCCGGAGACTTCCCTGCTGAGCTCGAAGCCGTCGAGATGCTCCTCAGGGAGGTGGACGCCGCACGGGAACCCCTTGCCGCCGCGGAACTCACGATGCGGCAAGAGCAGGTCACCTGGTGGGTCGGCAGAGCGCACTTCTCCATCAACGGCTCCCTGAAGGCAGTCCGCCTCGCCGAGCAGTACCCGGACAGCTGGCAGTACGCCCGCGCGGCGGCCGATCTCGCGCACGCGGCCAGCTGGGAGGGCAGCCCAGATGCGTCGTCGCTCGCCGAGGAGGCGTTGAGAGCGGCCCGCCGTTCTGGGGACCGCTGTGCCCTGTCCTTCGCGCTGTCGGCCGCTGCGGCGGCAGCACATATGGCGGGTCACCGCGACGATGCCGTCGGTTTCGCCGAGGTTTCGCTCACGGAAGCCCGAGAGGCCGGCGACTTTCTCGCCTTCTGGTCCGGGCTGGTGTGGCTCGCCAACGCGCGAGAGGTCACATACATCAGCCGGGGCCTAGGGGACATCCTGCGGTGGGGCCGGGAAGAGCTCGCCGAGCTCGACGCTCCGCATGCCTACGCATCGCGGATCGCTGCGGACGAGGCCGCGTGCTACCTCGCCGTGGGGGACTGGCGCAAGGCCTCGGAAGCACTCCGGACGGTGGCCAGCCTCGACCCGGGTCCTATGGGCGAGGCCACCGGCCTCGTGCAGCGCGCGCGCCTCGCCGCTCTTCAGGGCAGGACTGAAGACGCACTCGCACTCGTGCGCAACTATGAGGTCCTCGTCCCGGGCCACGCAGAGTACGCGGGCCATCCCTTCGCCGCGGTGAGCGCGGAGGTCTATGCCGCAGCGGGCCGCCCGAAGGACTCTTACGCCACAGCGATGACGGCGGCCACGAAGGACGGAGCAATCCCCATGGGGCGCGAGTGGCTCGTCCCCCTCGCCGCCCGCGCGCTCGCGGACTGGGTTCAGGAGGCGAAGGACCGTGGGAGGAGAACCGAGGATCTTCTGCGCGAGGTGGATCGACTGCAGCACCGCTTCCCGCAGGTCCTCCACGATCCGGGCTTCATCACCGCGCATTTCCGAACCGTCATCGACGCCTTCGAGTGTTGGTATGCCGCCGAGCTGGGCCGGGCTCGATCCGAGCACGACAACGGCGCCCAGTGGGCTCACACAGCCGATGCCTGCGCACGCGCGTCGCTGCTCTGGGAGGAGGCCTACGCCTGCCAGCGGGGAGCAGAGTCCTTCCTCCTCTACGGTCGCGGCGGCACGGCGCGCGGCGCCCAGCTGCTCCGCCGCGGACTGGCCCTCGCGCGGGACCTTCAGGCGCGGCCGGTCTGCAACGCGCTCGAGATACTCGCGGTGCACGCGCACATCCCGATCCAATCAGTTGCCCACGACGACTCTGGAACGCCGCGTCTGGCAGGACTCACCGCGCGGGAGCGCACCATCCTCGAGCTCGTGGTGGCTGGCAGGACCTACGGGGAAATCGCACGCGAGCTAGTGATCAGTGAGAAGACTGTCAGTACCCACATCTCGCACCTCCTGCGAAAGACGGGTGCCGCAAACCGCGTCGATCTGGCCAGACTGGCCGCCCGCAGGGTGGGGAACTGA